The Cognaticolwellia beringensis genome segment AGGGAAATAAAAATACTCGTCTAAACTTAATTCAGTTTAACTAAATACAATTTCACACGAATAACGTCAAAATATTTACGTTTTCGTTTAAATGATTGTCGTTTAAATAGGATACAATCAAGAATCGTGCCTTTGTTATATATATATTGGCATACCTAAGAGGTTTTTTATGACAGGTATATTAGACTCAGTGAATCAGCGCACCCAATTAGTTGGACAAAATAGATTGGAGTTGTTGTTGTTTAAACTTATTGGCAGGCAGCGCTTTGGTATTAACGTTTTTAAAGTACGTGAAGTGATGCCTTGTCCTAAGTTGACTGTATTACCCAAGCAAGATAAGTTCATTAAAGGTGTCGCTCATATTCGTGGCCAAACTATTTCTGTTATTGATTTAAGTAAAGCTACTGGTGGCCCTGATATTGTACAAACAGAAAGCAGCTTTGTCATCATTGCTGAGTATAATCGAAGCGTGCAGGGATTTCTTGTTGCCGGTGTTGAACGCATTGTAACACTGAGTTGGAAAGACATGATGCCACCACCAGAAGGTACTGGCAAATCAAGCTACCTCACAGCTGTTACAGAAATTGACAATGAAATGGTCTCAATTCTTGATGTTGAAAAAATTCTCAATGAAATTAGCCCAATTTCAACGGAATTAAGCGCAGGGATTGCCGACGCATCGGTTGGCGAAAAAATTGGCGAGCGAGTAATTATGATCGCGGATGACTCAACCGTAGCCCGCAATCAAGTTAAGCGTGCCCTTGAAGCCTTGGGTATAACTATGCTGTTGGCTAAAAACGGTCAAGATGCGCTTGACCAATTACAGACAATTGCTGACGGATGTCAACATAGTATTACCGAAAAGGTTGCATTGTTGATTTCTGATATTGAAATGCCAGAAATGGATGGCTATACGCTAACCGCAGAAATTAAGCACAATGAACGTATGAAGAATATGCCGGTTATTTTGCATACTTCACTCAGTGGTGTTTTCAATAATGCCATGGTAAAGAAAGTGGGAGCTGACGATTTTATTCCTAAATTTCATCCCGATGAGTTAGCTACTGCAGTCAAAAAGTGGTTGAAGCATGATGAAGTTTCTTAACTTTTTTTTGCAATATTTAAATAAGGTGGATTATAGCTAGTGTTAACTAAGCAACTCGATGATAAAAGTTATCATCAGTTTAGAATATTCCTAGAGCAGCAATGCGGTATTGTTTTAGGTGAAAGTAAACAGTATCTAGTGAAAAGTCGTTTGGCACCATTGATGGCGAAATTTGATATTGTGTCGTTGACTGATTTAATAACCCAAACGCTTAACCCCTTAAAGCGGCAACTGCGGGCGGCAGTTATTGACGCCATGACCACTAACGAAACGTTATGGTTTCGCGATGAATATCCCTTCGAGCTTTTGAAAAAACGTATACTGCCTGAATTTAAAGGCCAGCGAACACAGCTAAAAATTTGGTCAGCGGCAAGTTCATCCGGGCAAGAGCCTTATTCAATTGCCATGGCGATTTATGAATATCAACAAAGTAACCCAGGCGCATTTCCTGGGGGTGTTCAAATTATTGGCACTGATATCTCTAATACCATGTTAGAACATTGTAAAAACGCGCATTACGACAGTTTAGCATTATCAAGAGGCTTATCTCTCGAACGAAGAAAACAGTTCTTTGAAGTCAGTGATAACGGCATGCTAAAGGTGAAAGACTTTATTAAAAATATGGTCAGTTTTCGCCAACTTAACTTGTTAAATAGTTATAGTTTAATGGGAAGGTTTGATTTGGTTTTCTGTCGTAACGTATTGATTTACTTCTCTCCTGAGCTAAAATCAAAAATAATTTCTCAAATACACGGTACCCTAAATAAAGACCGTTATTTATTTCTTGGAGCCTCAGAATCACTTTCAGGTATCAGCCAAGATTTTAATATGATCCGTTGTAGTCCTGGTATTGTTTACCAAAAAAAATAGCCACTCTCTAAATCTCTGGCATAAATCTTGAATAAATACCTTCATTCATACGGAGGTATTTTTTTATGGCTATTAGTTTTGAAAAAGCATTTGGCATTTACCCACAAAGCCTACAGATTCGTGCACAACGTGCGGAGCTCATTGCCGGCAATATTGCCAATGCCGATACACCCGGCTACAAAGCCAAAGGAATGGACTTCAAAGCCGCATTAGAACAAGCATCCTCAAAGCAACAAACAGGAATGACTCGTACCAATGAAAAACATTTCGATGTTCGTATGGAGCTCAATAACGGCGTGGGTTTTCGCGTACCAGATCAAGCCGATACGGGTGACGGTAACAGTGTAGATGTACAAGTGGAACGAAACTTGTATCTAGAAAACTCTATGCAATATCAAGCAAGCCTACAATTTCTTAACGGAAGCATAAAAGGCTTGAGAAAAGCCATCACTGGAGGGCAATAAAAATGAGCCTATTTAATGTATTTTCTATATCTGGTTCGGGTATGAGCGCACAGTCTGTCCGCTTAAATACTACGGCTAGTAATATTGCAAACGCTGATAGTGTTAGCAGTAGTATCGATCAAACCTATCGTGCACGCCATCCAGTTTTTGCCGCTGAGATGCAAAAAGCTGCCGGTGGACAAAATGAGTCGGTTGGTGTTCAGGTACTGGGTGTTGTTGAAAGTAACAAACCGCTTAATATTGAATATGCCCCCGACCATCCAATGGCCGACGGTGAGGGCTATATTTACAAACCGAACGTAAATGTTATTGAAGAAATGACTAACATGATTTCTGCTTCTCGTTCATATCAAACCAATGTGCAAATAGCGGAGTCAGCAAAAAGTATGCTGACTAAAACGCTGACACTTGGTCAACGCTAAGGTTAAATAGGAATTAACATGGAAACTGTATCTGGCTCTAGCCCATTAGACAATATTCGCTGGCAACAGGAGAACAACACTCCTGAGGCTGAAGAGAATCGGGGAATGCTAACACAAGCAGATTTTTTCGCGTTGCTAACTCAAGAACTTTCGAATCAAGACCCGACTAAGCCGGTTGAAAACAATGAGATGATATCTCAAATGACCGCTTTCTCGACCACAGATGGCGTAACAAAGTTAAACGATCAATTTACCAGTTTTGCCGCTTCAATGTCGTCAAGTCAGGCCTTGCAAGCTTCATCACTTGTTGGTCGTAGTGTACTCGTTGAAGATAACGTTTTCGGTATGGAAGAAGGTCAATCGGTAAAAGGTAAGTTAGTGACTGACCAACCGGCAAGTAATGTCAATATTTACGTAGAAAACGTTGCCGGTGAAATTATTCAAACCGTACCAGTGGGTAATGTAGCCTCGGGTGAATTTACCTTCACTTGGGACGGACAAGGCTCCAATGGTGAACCAGCGCCTGAAGGTGCCTATCGTTTTCGTGTTGCCGGCTTAGTTGAAGGCAATGCATCAGAATTACAAGCGATGACTTATCGTAAAGTCGACAGCGTCACTTTGGCCGGTAGCGGTGGAAGTATTTTATTAAACCTTAATGGTGGCAGCACCATGAAACTTTCTGACGTAGTAGAAGTTTCTCAAGGTTAAGCAAACAGTTTTTTATATGAGGTGAAATTATGTCATTTAATGTAGCGTTGAGCGGATTAAACGCAGCTCAGAAAGATTTGGATGTAACATCCAACAACATAGCCAATGTCAACACCACCGGCTTTAAAGAATCACGTGCCGAATTCGTTGATGTTTATGCGGCTTCGCTTTTATCTTCCAGCAAAACTAAAGTCGGTGACGGTGTTTTGACGGCAGAAGTTGCACAACAATTTTCACAAGGTAGCATCAAGTTTACTAATAACTCGTTAGATTTGGCGATCACTGGCAATGGTTTTTTTGCCACGGTACCAGAGTTAAATAGCTTAGAAACCTCATATACCCGCGCCGGTCAGTTTAAACTGAACCAAGACAATTTTATTGTTAATTCTCAAGGTGGGCATTTGTTAGGTTTCCCCGTGAATGCCGACGGTACCTCAGCTTCAGTCAGTTTAAGTACGGCAGAGCCTATTCGTATACCAACGGCTTCAGGTGCTCCTCAAAAATCTTCAGAAGTTGATATAAGAATGAATTTACCCGCGGGTGATTCTTTTATATCTTCAGCGCCAGGTAATTTTGACCCTGAAGATCCATTAACATTTAATCATTCAACATCGGTAACCATATTTGATTCATTAGGCGATAGTCATATTATGACTTATTACTTCATTAAAGATGACCCGAGTGTTAACCCAAATGAGTGGATGCTTTTTGCCTCTGTTGATGGCAAGCCTATTGATCTTGAAGACCCGGCAGGTGGTGGAACTAACCCGGTTGGAGGTAATATCTCAGGTCCATTATCTACAGGCGGTGGTTTAACTGGTGCGAGATTAGTTTTCGACTCATCTGGTGACTTTCAATCTCAAATTCCGACGGCTGCTAATGGTGGCATTATTACTTCAGATTTTAGTAATCATTTACCTAATGGTGCAGATACTTCACAAACAATTCAAATTGATTTTAACTTAGATCCCTTAGGCCCGAATCCAAATGAGCCAACACAGTTTGCTTCTAACTTTGAAGTGACCTCTTTACAACAAGATGGTTTAGCTGTTGGTCGATTAACCGGTATCGATATTGGTACTGATGGTTTGGTAAGAGCCACATACAGTAATGGTACATCAGAACCATTATCTAGAATTGCTATGGTAAACTTTGCCAATGAACAAGGCTTAAAACAGGTGGGTAATACCGCTTGGAAAGAGAGTATAACTTCTGGTGAAGCGTTAGCAGGTGAGGGTGGCTCTGGTACTTTTGGTACGATCAACTCTTCAGCTTTAGAGCAATCTAACGTTAACTTAACGTCAGAGTTGATTGATTTAATCTCTGCTCAACGAAACTTCCAAGCGAACTCTCGTGCACTTGAAGTAGATAATCAGCTAAACCAAACTATTCTACAAATTCGTTAATTTAAATAGACGATAATTGTATAAAGTTTAAGGATTAATAAGTTAGTCCGAAAGTTTTAAAGCCAGATAATCAAATAGTGATATCTGGCTTTTTTATGTTCAGGAAGAACGGTATGCTGCGATCACATGGATGTGAAATAGCAGCGATGTTCAGGAAGAACGGTATGCTGCGATCACATGGATGTGAAATAGCAGCGATGTTCAGGAAGAACGGTATGCTGCGATCACATGGATGTGAAATAGCAGCGATGTTCAGGAAGAACGGTATGCTGCGATCACATGGCCGTTCCTAGCCATATTTAGGTTTCAAATTTTGTATCACATTTTAATATTTTTGACGGCATAAATGCCGACCTACAATGATCAATATCTAACCTTTATTTAGGTGTGTTATTTGTAGGTTGGGCTTTAGCCCATCATTCTCCAGCATTACTCTAATGACTGACATCCATGTATGTCGACGCTCCTAGCCATATTTAGGTTTCACATTTTAATATTTTTGACGGCATAAATGCCGACCTACAATGATCAATATCTAAGCTGTATTTAGGTGTGTTATTTGTAGGTTGGGCTTCAGGCCATCATTCTCCAGCATTACTCTAATGACTATCATCCATGTACGTCGAAGCTCCTAGCCATATTTAGGATTCACATTTTGTATCACATTTTAATATTTTTGACGGCATAAATGCCGACCTACAATGATCAATATCTAACCTTTATTTAGGTGTGTTATTTGTAGGTTGGGCTTTAGCCCATCATTCTCCAGCATTACTCTAATGACTGACATCCATGTATGTCGACGCTCCTAGCCATATTTAGGTTTCACATTTTAATATTTTTGACGGCATAAATGCCGACCTACAATGATCAATATCTAAGCTGTATTTAGGTGTGTTATTTGTAGGTTGGGCTTCAGGCCATCATTCTCCAGCATTACTCTAATGACTATCATCCATGTACGTCGAAGCTCCTAGCCATATTTAGGATTCACATTTTGTATCACATTTTAATATTTTTGACGGCATAAATGCCGACCTACAATGATCAATATCTAACCTTTATTTAGGTGTGTTATTTGTAGGTTGGGCTTTAGCCCATCATTCTCCAGCATTACTCTAATGACTGACATCCATGTATGTCGACGCTCCTAGCCATATTTAGGTTTCACATTTTTATACTTTTGACGGCATAAATGCCGACCTACAATGATCAGTATCTAACCTTTATTTAGGTGTGTTATTTGTAGGTTGGGCTCAGCCCATCATTCTCCAGCATCACTCTAATAACTGACATCCTGTACGTCGATGCTCCTAGCCATATTTAGGATTCAAATTTTGTATCACATTTTTATACTTTTGACGGCATAAATGCCGACCTACAATGATCAATATCTAACCTTTATTTAGGTGTGTTATTTGTAGGTTGGGCTTCAGCCCATCATTCTCCAGCATTACTCTAATGACTGACATCCATGTACGTCGACGCTCCTAGCCATATTTAGGTTTCAAATTTTGTATCACATTTTTATACATTTGACGGCATAAATGCCGACCTACAATGATCAATATCTAAGCTTTATTTAGGTGTGTTATTTGTAGGATGGGCTTCAGCCCATCATTCTCCAGCATCACTCTAATGACTGACACCCATGTACGTCGCCGCTCCTAGCCATATTTAGGTTTCAAATTTTGTATCACATTTTTATACATTTGACGGCATAAATGCCGACCTACAATGATCAATATCTAACCTGTATTTAGGTGTGTTATTTGTAGGTTGGGCTTTAGCCCATCATTCTGATTTAATAGTTTATTTATTCTTATAGCGTATTTTTTTGACTTAAATACGAGCAACAAAACCCCATTCAACTTATATGTAACATGCCCTTCTTAACTTTCTGGCACTTTATTTGCAACACATCAAATATGATTAATATTATGGGTGAATTTCATTATGGATAAGATGCTGTATATCGCCATGAGTGGCGCGAAGCAAAACATGCAAGCCTTATCAGTCACTGCTAATAACCTCGCTAACGCCAAAACTACAGGCTTTAAAGCTGATTTAGCCAATGCTAGAGCAATGCAAGCTTTCGGTGAAGGCTTACCGTCTCGGGTGTTTTCAATGACCGAACGTGCAGGCCAAAACTTTGACAGTGGTGCTTTATTAAGTACTGGACGTGATCTTGACCTCGCGATTCAAGGCGAAGGTTGGCTGACAGTGCAAACTGAAGATGGTAGTGAAGCTTATACCCGTAATGGTCAGTTGAAATTAAGCGATAATGGGGCACTTGAAACATCAAGAGGTGATCTCGTTATTGGCGACAGAGGACCCATTTTCTTACCATTACCCATTAGTAAACTTAATATTTCTGCTGACGGTACCATCATGGTTCAGCCTGAAGGTGCGCCGAGTAATGTTCAAGAAGAAGTGGGCAGAATTAAATTTGTTAACCCAGACAATCGCTTGCTAGAAAAAGGCAATGATGGCCTATTTCGTCGTAAAGACGGCAATAATGAGCCGGCTGATATTACGGTAAAAGTCGCGAGTGGCTCATTAGAATCAAGTAACGTAAACCCTATCAGTGAAATGACCGATATGATCGCGCTGCAGCGTCAATTTGAAATGCAGTTAAAAATGATGAAAACTGCCGAAGAAATTGATTCAAGTGCAGCTTCATTATTACGAGCGTTCTAAATAAATTTTTGAGGTGATGTATGAACCCAGCATTATGGATTAGTAAAACAGGCTTAGATGCGCAAACTAAAGAAATTGCGGTTATATCTAACAACTTGGCGAACGCCAGTACTATTGGTTTTAAAAAGAGCCGCGCGGTATTTGAAGACTTACTTTATCAAAATATTAACCAACCAGGTGGTCGTTCAGCGCAAGATACTGAAATGCCGTCAGGGTTAATGTTAGGTGCGGGTACCAAAGTGGTGGCAACACAAAAAATTCATACCCAAGGTGACATGCTTAATACTGATAATGCATTGGATCTGATGATTCAAGGCGAAGGTATGTTTGAAATTTTAATGCCTGACGGCTCGTCTGCTTATTCTCGCAACGGCCAATTTACCATGGACGAAGAAGGGAACGTAGTTACGCCGGGCGCAGGTTATTTATTACAACCGCAAGTCACCGTGCCTGAAGATGCATTAAGTATCATCGTTTCACAAGACGGTGAAGTTTCTGTCACTTTGCAAGGCCAAGCTGAACCAGCCGTGGTTGGACAAATTAATACCGTTAACTTTATTAACCCAACCGGTTTAGAGCCAATTGGGCAAAACTTATACGTTGAAACGTCAGTCAGTGGTGCGCCACAAGAAGGTGTTCCGGGTTTAGAAGGTTACGGCCTATTAGTGCAAGGTGCGCTAGAAACCTCCAATGTTAATACTACAGAAGAGTTAGTTAACCTGATTGAAAGTCAGCGAGTTTATGAAATGAACTCGAAAGTTATTTCAGCAGTTGACCAAATGCTTAGCTACATTAATCAGCAGCTATAGAATTGAGGAAAGGTTCATGAAAGGCAAAAAACAGTCATTTTTAAGCACCTTAGTTACGGTGAGCATAGTTACATTACTGTTTACTGGCTGTGCCAGTGTTGAACAGGCAAAAACAATGCCTAATGATCCTGACTTTGCACCTATTTTGCCGGAAATGGAAGATGTACCTTTAGTACCAACAGGCTCACTTTTTAACGTCAACTATGTCAATAACATCTATTCAGATTCTAAAGCGCATCGTGTTGGCGATATTATTTCAGTAATTTTAAGTGAAAGTACACAAGCCA includes the following:
- the flgF gene encoding flagellar basal-body rod protein FlgF, whose product is MDKMLYIAMSGAKQNMQALSVTANNLANAKTTGFKADLANARAMQAFGEGLPSRVFSMTERAGQNFDSGALLSTGRDLDLAIQGEGWLTVQTEDGSEAYTRNGQLKLSDNGALETSRGDLVIGDRGPIFLPLPISKLNISADGTIMVQPEGAPSNVQEEVGRIKFVNPDNRLLEKGNDGLFRRKDGNNEPADITVKVASGSLESSNVNPISEMTDMIALQRQFEMQLKMMKTAEEIDSSAASLLRAF
- the flgC gene encoding flagellar basal body rod protein FlgC — its product is MSLFNVFSISGSGMSAQSVRLNTTASNIANADSVSSSIDQTYRARHPVFAAEMQKAAGGQNESVGVQVLGVVESNKPLNIEYAPDHPMADGEGYIYKPNVNVIEEMTNMISASRSYQTNVQIAESAKSMLTKTLTLGQR
- the flgB gene encoding flagellar basal body rod protein FlgB, with translation MAISFEKAFGIYPQSLQIRAQRAELIAGNIANADTPGYKAKGMDFKAALEQASSKQQTGMTRTNEKHFDVRMELNNGVGFRVPDQADTGDGNSVDVQVERNLYLENSMQYQASLQFLNGSIKGLRKAITGGQ
- a CDS encoding CheR family methyltransferase, with protein sequence MLTKQLDDKSYHQFRIFLEQQCGIVLGESKQYLVKSRLAPLMAKFDIVSLTDLITQTLNPLKRQLRAAVIDAMTTNETLWFRDEYPFELLKKRILPEFKGQRTQLKIWSAASSSGQEPYSIAMAIYEYQQSNPGAFPGGVQIIGTDISNTMLEHCKNAHYDSLALSRGLSLERRKQFFEVSDNGMLKVKDFIKNMVSFRQLNLLNSYSLMGRFDLVFCRNVLIYFSPELKSKIISQIHGTLNKDRYLFLGASESLSGISQDFNMIRCSPGIVYQKK
- the flgG gene encoding flagellar basal-body rod protein FlgG; protein product: MNPALWISKTGLDAQTKEIAVISNNLANASTIGFKKSRAVFEDLLYQNINQPGGRSAQDTEMPSGLMLGAGTKVVATQKIHTQGDMLNTDNALDLMIQGEGMFEILMPDGSSAYSRNGQFTMDEEGNVVTPGAGYLLQPQVTVPEDALSIIVSQDGEVSVTLQGQAEPAVVGQINTVNFINPTGLEPIGQNLYVETSVSGAPQEGVPGLEGYGLLVQGALETSNVNTTEELVNLIESQRVYEMNSKVISAVDQMLSYINQQL
- a CDS encoding flagellar hook assembly protein FlgD, whose amino-acid sequence is METVSGSSPLDNIRWQQENNTPEAEENRGMLTQADFFALLTQELSNQDPTKPVENNEMISQMTAFSTTDGVTKLNDQFTSFAASMSSSQALQASSLVGRSVLVEDNVFGMEEGQSVKGKLVTDQPASNVNIYVENVAGEIIQTVPVGNVASGEFTFTWDGQGSNGEPAPEGAYRFRVAGLVEGNASELQAMTYRKVDSVTLAGSGGSILLNLNGGSTMKLSDVVEVSQG
- a CDS encoding chemotaxis protein encodes the protein MTGILDSVNQRTQLVGQNRLELLLFKLIGRQRFGINVFKVREVMPCPKLTVLPKQDKFIKGVAHIRGQTISVIDLSKATGGPDIVQTESSFVIIAEYNRSVQGFLVAGVERIVTLSWKDMMPPPEGTGKSSYLTAVTEIDNEMVSILDVEKILNEISPISTELSAGIADASVGEKIGERVIMIADDSTVARNQVKRALEALGITMLLAKNGQDALDQLQTIADGCQHSITEKVALLISDIEMPEMDGYTLTAEIKHNERMKNMPVILHTSLSGVFNNAMVKKVGADDFIPKFHPDELATAVKKWLKHDEVS
- the flgE gene encoding flagellar hook protein FlgE, which produces MSFNVALSGLNAAQKDLDVTSNNIANVNTTGFKESRAEFVDVYAASLLSSSKTKVGDGVLTAEVAQQFSQGSIKFTNNSLDLAITGNGFFATVPELNSLETSYTRAGQFKLNQDNFIVNSQGGHLLGFPVNADGTSASVSLSTAEPIRIPTASGAPQKSSEVDIRMNLPAGDSFISSAPGNFDPEDPLTFNHSTSVTIFDSLGDSHIMTYYFIKDDPSVNPNEWMLFASVDGKPIDLEDPAGGGTNPVGGNISGPLSTGGGLTGARLVFDSSGDFQSQIPTAANGGIITSDFSNHLPNGADTSQTIQIDFNLDPLGPNPNEPTQFASNFEVTSLQQDGLAVGRLTGIDIGTDGLVRATYSNGTSEPLSRIAMVNFANEQGLKQVGNTAWKESITSGEALAGEGGSGTFGTINSSALEQSNVNLTSELIDLISAQRNFQANSRALEVDNQLNQTILQIR